In the genome of Vicia villosa cultivar HV-30 ecotype Madison, WI linkage group LG7, Vvil1.0, whole genome shotgun sequence, one region contains:
- the LOC131618328 gene encoding protein KTI12 homolog yields the protein MALVVICGQPCSGKSKAALSLAESLKQSPELKHQVRIIDEACFHLDRNQSYANMPSEKNLRGVLRSEVDRSLSKDTVIIVDSLNSIKGYRYELWCLARAAGIRYCVVYCDVEDSDCRKWNQERRENGEDGYDDVIFEDLVRRFEKPERRNRWDSPLFELRSSDFGSIVDEVVSYITKKVDSKTRDVKILQPTIATQTARSSDANSLYELDKATQEVTNAIAEAQSRDLGMLPANGISIGKDLPPINLSRSVGLPELRRLRRTFMKLTGQTSLSGRAPPSDSDSAKRMFIDYLNRELGTS from the coding sequence ATGGCACTGGTTGTAATCTGTGGTCAACCATGCAGTGGAAAATCAAAAGCTGCATTAAGTCTAGCTGAATCCCTTAAACAATCACCAGAATTGAAGCATCAAGTGAGAATCATCGATGAAGCTTGTTTTCATCTTGATCGGAATCAGAGTTACGCGAATATGCCATCGGAGAAGAATTTAAGAGGGGTTCTTAGGTCAGAAGTGGATAGGTCTCTGTCGAAAGATACTGTTATTATTGTTGATTCTTTGAATAGCATTAAGGGTTATCGATATGAGCTATGGTGTTTGGCTCGTGCTGCAGGGATTAGATActgtgttgtttattgtgatgttGAAGATAGTGATTGTAGAAAATGGAATCAAGAGCGTAGGGAGAATGGTGAGGATGGTTACGATGATGTAATATTTGAAGATTTGGTGAGGAGGTTTGAGAAACCGGAGAGAAGAAACCGGTGGGATTCGCCTTTGTTTGAGTTGAGATCTTCTGATTTTGGTTCTATTGTAGATGAGGTTGTTTCCTATATTACCAAAAAAGTGGACTCGAAAACACGTGATGTGAAGATATTGCAACCAACAATTGCTACTCAAACCGCACGTTCTTCTGATGCTAATTCTCTCTATGAGCTGGATAAAGCAACACAAGAGGTTACTAATGCTATAGCAGAAGCGCAATCGCGTGATCTTGGTATGTTACCGGCTAATGGTATTTCTATAGGGAAAGATTTGCCTCCGATCAATCTTTCGAGATCGGTTGGGTTGCCGGAGCTTCGTAGGTTGCGACGTACATTCATGAAGTTAACAGGGCAAACGAGTTTGAGTGGGAGAGCTCCTCCTTCTGATTCTGATAGTGCTAAAAGGATGTTTATTGATTACTTGAATAGGGAGCTTGGAACTTCATGA
- the LOC131616634 gene encoding uncharacterized protein LOC131616634: MGSNSLKDYLKRYESNPEEDKKKKKRKRKNQPQATGLLVVDEDPAWQKPVDLVEENDENLSDGEKPIVDEDIEVKRMKRLEQLKARRAYHDISEDGSGWIPLSSKSENLSDSNRMDADLSPSRQQLKRNDTPSPERDSERELSEGPSPDLSPPRKQRDSDMSPPRRKHVSNPSPDISPPRKQRDNDMSPPRRKHVSNPSPDISPPRRSSRQTFENNGRRKYDTSDLEDLSPPRRVRHDSPSQDTLHGSVSSDLSPPRKRQPSGARSNLSDVSHRGSHPSFDRDLSPPRKNAKELSVPGSVNERKTGLISGKDIRKEIDRKKKDDLLRLKQMDPVISGRGAEPVFRDNKGVRITKEEYLKSKQKVEEKPKEIEIEWGKGLAQKREAEAKQKELEVEKEKPFARTRDDPELDKSLKERIRWGDPMAHLVKKKYPEPVLPNLGDSDKMRASGFVVPQDIPDHSWLKRGLDAAPNRYGIRPGRHWDGVDRSNGFEKGMFKRTNERQAKDKEAYLWSVSDM; the protein is encoded by the exons ATGGGATCTAACTCGTTGAAGGATTATCTAAAGCGATACGAGAGTAACCCTGaagaagacaagaaaaagaagaagagaaagaggaaaaatCAACCGCAAGCAACTGGTTTGTTAGTTGTGGATGAAGATCCAGCTTGGCAGAAACCCGTAGATCTGGTCGAAGAAAACGATGAGAACTTGTCAG ATGGGGAGAAGCCAATAGTTGATGAAGACATTGAAGTAAAGCGAATGAAGAGGCTTGAGCAGCTGAAGGCCAGACGAGCTTACCATGATATATCTGAGGATGGAAGTGGTTGGATTCCACTTTCTTCTAAATCTGAGAATCTTAGTGACTCTAATCGAATGGATGCTGATTTATCTCCTTCGCGGCAGCAGTTGAAGCGCAATGACACTCCATCACCTGAGCGTGACTCAGAGCGTGAACTTTCTGAGGGACCGAGCCCTGATTTATCTCCTCCTCGTAAACAAAGGGATAGTGACATGTCACCTCCTCGACGGAAACATGTTTCTAATCCGAGTCCAGATATTTCTCCTCCTCGTAAACAAAGGGATAATGACATGTCACCTCCTCGACGAAAACATGTTTCTAATCCGAGTCCAGATATTTCCCCTCCTCGCCGTAGTAGTCGTCAAACATTTGAAAACAATGGGAGAAGAAAATATGATACTTCTGATTTGGAAGATCTTTCTCCACCGAGACGTGTTCGACATGATTCTCCATCTCAAGATACTTTACATGGATCGGTGTCATCTGATCTTTCACCACCGAGGAAACGCCAGCCTAGCGGTGCAAGATCAAATTTATCTGATGTTTCTCATCGTGGTTCACATCCATCTTTTGATCGTGACCTCTCTCCACCAAGGAAGAATGCGAAGGAGCTATCCGTTCCAGGATCTGTTAATGAAAGAAAAACAGGTTTGATTTCTGGTAAAGATATCAGAAAAGAGATCGACAGAAAGAAGAAGGATGATTTGTTGAG GCTTAAACAGATGGACCCTGTCATCAGTGGGCGCGGTGCTGAACCTGTATTTCGTGATAACAAAG GAGTACGCATTACCAAAGAGGAATACTTAAAGTCAAAACAGAAAGTAGAAGAGAAGCCCAAG GAGATTGAAATAGAATGGGGAAAGGGATTGGCTCAAAAGCGGGAAGCTGAGGCTAAGCAAAAGGAATTAGAAGTCGAGAAGGAAAAACCTTTTGCGCGGACCAG AGATGATCCCGAGCTTGACAAATCGTTGAAGGAGAGGATAAGATGGGGTGATCCTATGGCACATCTTGTAAAG AAGAAATATCCAGAGCCTGTTCTGCCGAACTTGGGGGATAGTGATAAAATGAGGGCATCTGGTTTTGTTGTCCCTCAAGATATTCCAGATCACAGCTGGTTGAAGAGGGGTTTAGATGCTGCTCCAAATCGCTATGGGATTAGGCCGGGACGACATTGGGATGGCGTTGATCGTAGTAATG GATTCGAGAAGGGAATGTTCAAGAGAACAAATGAGAGACAAGCTAAAGACAAAGAGGCTTATCTTTGGTCTGTCTCTGATATGTGA
- the LOC131620019 gene encoding uncharacterized protein LOC131620019, which produces MLHWIRTEATKLGFGVVIGRYDYDTFRINEFVTLTCERSGKYIRRIQKLKRDDTGSRKCECPFRLCGYLLANNKWKFNVICGLHNYDLCQKLAGHPIASRLLPDEKTCVSDMTLSLVPPKNILATLKRKRPGNTSNIKQVYNRRYQSKLALRGDRTEMQHLMELLDENNYVYQQVQASLVGNCWCYVDRDTTLMNSVATVFLTSYALLCKYHITKNVKGRVKPAVETKQIACEDGKLVKTDVIVEKIMDAWNVIVSASTKVDSHRRISGCVSQIWVI; this is translated from the exons ATGTTGCATTGGATTCGTACAGAGGCTACAAAACTAGGATTTGGTGTTGTAATTGGAAGGTACGATTATGATAcatttagaataaatgaatttgtGACTTTGACATGCGAAAGAAGTGGGAAATATATCCGTCGTATCCAAAAATTGAAACGCGACGACACCGGTTCAAGAAAATGTGAATGCCCATTTAGATTGTGTGGTTATCTTTTGGCAAATAACAAATGGAAATTTAATGTGATATGTGGTTTGCACAACTATGATCTATGTCAAAAGTTGGCTGGTCATCCAATTGCAAGCCGACTTCTTCCAGATGAGAAGACATGTGTTTCTGACATGACTTTGAGCTTAGTACCGCCCAAaaacattcttgcaaccttgaaGCGTAAAAGACCCGGGAATacatcaaatatcaagcaagtttacaatagGCGTTATCAATCCAAATTAGCGCTTAGGGGGGATCGAACCGAGATGCAACACCTCATGGAACTTCTTGATGAAAACAATTATGTTT ACCAACAAGTACAGGCTTCCCTTGTTGGAAATTGTTGGTGTTACGTCGACCGAGATACAACATTAATGAATTCGGTTGCAACTGTATTTTTGACTTCTTACGCCTTACTTTGTAAGTATCATATTACTAAAAATGTGAAAGGTCGGGTTAAACCCGCGGTGGAGACAAAACAGATTGCATGTGAAGATGGAAAACTGGTCAAGACGGACGTTATTGTGGAGAAAATTATGGATGCATGGAATGTGATAGTAAGTGCATCTACAAAAGTGGATTCACACCGGAGGATAAGTGGATGTGTTTCCCAGATATGGGTAATCTAA
- the LOC131618329 gene encoding rop guanine nucleotide exchange factor 3-like translates to MDNSSNFDSTSSVDQNDHSVSETPEYSPFSGDSFAYCRTNSEVSILSETVDDNSYGSDPSPSPWMSAKHGAVLSRLGMKQRKHSLDGKSDDLDMLESELEMMKERFSKLLLGEDMSGGGKGVCTAVTISNSITNLYATVFGHNLKLEPLKPEKKAMWKREMNCLMSVCDYIVEFAPTAQYLDDGTIIEMMTSRPRSDIYINLPALQKLDTMLIEIFDSFQDTEFWYAEQGSISGNSNRSSHSNAGSHSNAGSHSNAGSFRIIAQRKDEKWWLPVPCVHTGGISDKSRKHLIEKRDCANQIHKAAMAINSSVLAEMDIPETYMANLPKSGRSSLGDTIYRYMHSTDKFSPGNLLDCLKISTEHEALELADRVESSMYTWRRKACLSHSKSSWNKVKAHMADTDQNDKNFVLAERAETLLFFLKQRYPELSQTSLDTCKIQYNQDVGKAILESYSRVLEGLAFNIVAWIEDVLCADKSMRN, encoded by the exons ATGGATAATTCTTCGAATTTCGACTCAACTTCTTCTGTGGATCAAAATGATCATTCAGTCAGTGAAACTCCTGAGTACTCGCCGTTCAGCGGAGATTCGTTCGCGTATTGTAGGACTAATTCTGAGGTTTCGATTTTATCTGAGACTGTTGATGATAATAGTTATGGTAGTGACCCTTCGCCTTCGCCGTGGATGAGTGCGAAACATGGAGCTGTTCTTTCGAGATTGGGGATGAAGCAGAGAAAACATTCATTGGATGGTAAATCTGATGATTTGGATATGTTGGAATCAG AGCTTGAAATGATGAAGGAAAGATTTTCTAAGCTGCTTTTGGGGGAAGATATGTCTGGTGGTGGTAAAGGTGTTTGCACTGCAGTTACAATATCAAATTCCATCACCAATCTCTATG CAACTGTGTTTGGACATAATTTGAAATTGGAGCCTCTAAAGCCTGAGAAGAAAGCTATGTGGAAAAGAGAAATGaattgtcttatgtctgtttgtGATTACATAGTAGAATTTGCACCAACTGCACAATACTTGGATGATGGCACAATTATAGAG ATGATGACAAGTAGACCAAGGTCAGATATTTATATCAACCTTCCAGCTCTACAGAAGCTTGACACAATGCTCATA GAAATATTTGATAGTTTCCAGGATACTGAATTCTGGTATGCAGAACAAGGGAGCATATCAGGAAACTCAAACCGCAGTTCGCATTCAAACGCAGGCTCGCATTCGAATGCGGGTTCGCATTCGAATGCAGGCTCGTTTCGGATCATTGCTCAAAGAAAAGACGAGAAATGGTGGTTGCCAGTTCCTTGTGTCCACACCGGCGGCATCTCTGATAAGTCGAGGAAGCATTTGATTGAGAAACGAGATTGTGCTAATCAAATTCATAAAGCAGCTATGGCAATAAATAGCAGTGTTCTAGCTGAGATGGATATTCCAGAAACATACATGGCAAATCTTCCTAAG AGCGGAAGATCGAGTCTCGGGGACACGATTTATCGGTACATGCATTCTACGGACAAGTTTTCCCCTGGAAACCTTCTCGACTGTCTCAAAATAAGTACCGAACACGAAGCACTTGAACTAGCGGATAGAGTTGAATCTTCGATGTACACATGGAGACGAAAAGCTTGCTTAAGCCATTCGAAATCATCATGGAACAAAGTAAAAGCTCATATGGCTGACACTGATCAAAATGACAAAAACTTTGTCTTAGCCGAAAGAGCCGAGACTTTGttgtttttcttgaaacaaagataTCCTGAACTCTCACAAACATCTTTGGACACATGCAAGATTCAATACAATCAA GATGTAGGGAAAGCAATACTAGAAAGCTATTCAAGAGTGTTAGAAGGATTAGCATTCAATATTGTTGCTtggattgaagatgttctttGTGCAGATAAATCTATGAGGAACTAA
- the LOC131620020 gene encoding elicitor-responsive protein 3, with translation MKTGILEVLLVNAKGIRHTNIVGTPSYYVIIECGSLSERSKISSGKNEKPCWNQKFIFDFSSLDCKVNSTYLKCKIMDTELFTNDGFVGEAKVDIDRIITEGSEQGYIEIKPAAYNVVLEDDTYKGQIKIGFKFIANKEKYVMRKSRIQC, from the exons ATGAAAACAGGAATTCTTGAAGTACTTCTTGTTAATGCCAAAGGCATTAGACATACAAACATTGTTG GAACACCTTCCTACTATGTGATTATTGAGTGTGGATCCTTATCTGAAAGAAGCAAAATTTCATCAg GTAAAAATGAGAAACCTTGTTGGAATCAGAAAttcatatttgatttttcatctcTAGATTGCAAGGTGAATTCAACTTATCTAAAATGTAAAATCATGGACACAGAACTCTTCACAAATGATGGATTTGTTGGAGAAGCCAa GGTAGACATAGATAGAATAATCACTGAAGGAAGTGAGCAAGGATATATAGAAATAAAACCAGCTGCATATAATGTGGTTCTTGAAGATGACACCTACAAAGGACAAATAAAAATTGGATTTAAATTCATTGCAAAT AAAGAAAAATATGTGATGAGAAAATCAAGAATCCAATGTTGA